The DNA segment GCCGATACTCGATCTCTGCGGCTGATGACTTGACGGTTTTCGTGAGCCAGATGCGGCTGGTGCCACGAAGCGGGCTTCCGGTGGGGAAGCGCTGGTGGAACTCGGCGATGCTGTCGATGGAGACGTAGAAGTCGTCGCTCATCGCCAACTTTCTCCAGCGGGGAGACGTGAACATGTGGATCAGCGCGACGCGTTCGGGGAATCCGGCTGCTGTCAGCCAGGGTGCTTTCATGTCCGGCTCGACTTCGGGCCCCTTGGCTCGGACCAGGTCGTGAAGGATCTCGGCTCGGCGGACGAGCCGGTAGTGGCGGTGTGCGAGGCCAGTCCAGAGCCGAGTGGTGACGTCCTGGCAGATATCGATGAGGGCCGGGCCGTGGTGCCGGCGAAGGCGCCAGTAGCGCTGCTGGGCTCGAACGATGTCGGGGGTGCGGGACAGATCGAGTTGTTGCTCTGGCGCATGGACATGCTGGCCGACCCAGAGCTTGTGGCGGATGCAGACGTTGTCGTGGATAGGCGCCCAGATTTGAGCGGGAAGTGTCGCGCCGGTGCGCGCGACGACGCAGCGTCGACAGGCCCAGCGAAGTACGTGGTCATCCGGGATGGCGGGTCGGTCTAGAGAGCGGTCGTCGGCCTGGAGGTCGGAGATCGTGCGGGCCAGGTGCTGTCGAGACTGACCGCTGAGTATGCAGAGGGTATCGAGGCTGGTCAGGCGGGATTCCAACCAACGTGACGGGGCCCGCAGCCGGGCTAGGGGGACATGGTTCGCCAAGGCCAGCCAGGCCCAGTAGGACGACTCGCACTCGCCCGGGAACGGCGGCAGGGGGATGGGCAGGGGACGGACAAGGGCCGGGCGGAACACGGTTCACCCGGTGCGGGGCAGGGGCGAGGGGCGGCTGCCGGAGGACTCGCTGCTGTGGTCGATGCGGATGTTCTTGGCCGTGGTCCGGGTGATGCACTCGGTCCCGTCGAGGATCGCGGAGATCGCTGCCGCCCGGACGAGGTGGGAGAGGCTTCCGATCATGCCGCCCGTGCGCTGGTGCAGGTGTTTCGCCATCTTCACCAGGGTGTTCGGCTCGTGCCGGTGGAGGCGGAGGGTGTTCTCCATGGAGGCGATCAGGGACCGCCACTCGGCGTTGAGGGGGAAGGGGCCGGTGCGGATGAGGATGCACCGGCCCGCGAGTTGCTTGCCACGGATGCCGGTGAACAGCCCCGACTGCTCGACGTTGATGCCGGCATAGACGAACGTCGCCGGCAGGTGCTCGGTGAAGTACTTCAGGTGGTCGGAGAGGTCTTCGCCGGCGATGGTGGCGTGGTTGAGCAGGTGGATCTCATCGACCAGAACCAGATCCGTGCGGGCCTCGAGCAGCACTTGGCAGACTGCGCTGGTGACGTCGATGGTGTTGTGCCTCGGGCCGATCACGGGCAGGCCGAGGAACCGGGCGAACTCCATGGCGAGTTTGCGCGGGGACCCCTTGGGTGGGGCGGTGATGTAGACGACCGGGATGCGGTCACTTCCCGGATAGCGCTGCCGAACGCGCAGTTCGTGCAGGCGGCCGAGTTGCTTGAGCGCGGTGGTCTTCCCGGTGGTCCACTCCCCGGAGACGATGAGTCCGCGCCGGGCGCCGTGCTCGCGCTGGTTGAGCAGGGTCAGCAGCCGTCCCTGGTGGGCGATCTCCTTGACCGTGGACGTGCGCACGACCTGGAGTTCGGAGTGATAGGCGATGCGGGCCTCGTCGTAGGCGTCCCGCATCGGCGGGCTCAGGGCCTGCCACTGGCTCAGGCAGCAGGTCGAAGACGGCCGGGTCCTCGTCGACGAACCGGCGCCAGCCCTCCAGCCGCGTGGACGGGTCCGTGCGGTCCTCGCCGGGCTCGGGAACTTCCTCACCGTCCGGGTCCGGCGTGTTCACCACCACCGTCGGCCTCCTTGCGTGCGTCGAAGATCTCCAGCGGGATCACCTCAGCGAGTTCGTCCTCGTCCGTCTCCACCGGTTCGGCAGCGGGCTGTTCGGCCGGCTCGTCCGGCCGGGGCCAGGAAGGTTCGGCGGTGGCCCGGGTCCGGGCGGCGACCTTGCGGTCCCGCCCGCTGAGGCGAGACGCGCGGGACGGTTTCGCGGGTTTGTCCTCCGGGCGGTCGGCAGCGCGGTCCAGTAGGGCGACGGCGGCCTGGGCGATCTCGTCCTCGGTCGCCGGGTCGGTGCCGCGCTGGGCCAGGATGCGGCGGGCGTGGTCCCAGGCCAGTTCGCCCATCGGTATCGGAGCTGTGCGAAGGTGCCGCCAGATGGCGGTGATCCAGCCGCCTTCGCGGTGGTTGCGCACCCAGACGCGGGAGATGTCGTAGGGGTCGTAGTGGACCTCCCAGCTCCGCCCGTCCGGTCCGGCACCGGACGGTTGGCGCCGGAAGGGGTTCAACTCCGCGCTGTCGTAGGTGCGATGGCCAACGCGGATGCCGTAGGAGTTGATCCTCCGCCGGCAGCGGGGCAGCAACTCGATGTACTCGTCCGGGCTGAGCGCGACCGGGACGTGCCCGGCCGCCGCGACCAGGGCGGCGTACTTCTCGTTCGGACTCAACGCCTTGCCGGGCATCAGCGGGTCCCGCAGCCCGTCGTGCGGCCGGTTCTGCCAGTGGACGATCCACTCCTGCAGCAGCTCCTGGAGCCGGTGGATCGTCCAGAGGGCCTCCGCGGCCGGATCGGCGCCGCGGTGTTCGGTGCTGCGTCCCTTGTGGCCGGGCAGGTGCTGGACGAACATCGTGGCCACCGAACCCAGCGTCGTCTCGATATGTGGCTTGTCCGTCGGGGTGTCGGGGTGGGCGGGCTGGAAGGAGATACCCAGCGACTGGCAGGCCGAACGGAACGTGTCGGAGATGCATGCCTTGCCCCGGTCACAGACGATCGTCTCCGGCGTGATCACGGGGACAGCCGCCGCCTGAGCCAGCCGGTCATCCAGCGCCATCAGCGAGGCGTGCGGCAGCACCGAACGGGACATCCGCAAAGCGTCCGCCCAGCCCGGCCGCATCGGCTCCGGCGTCATCGCCCGTGCCAGCAGCAGCGCGGCGTCCACCGCCTTCGTCGACGGCCGCAGCACTGCCGCGGCCAGCGTGCGGGTCGCGATGTCCACGATGCCGGTCAGCTCGACGGTGTCCACTGTGCCGTCGTCGTGAACGACCAGCACATCCAGTGGAGTGGAGTCGATCTCCATGACCTCGCCCGGACGGGCTGCGGTCAGCTGGCCGAACATGCCGTCCGGTTGTTTCGCCAACGAGCGGCGGGTGCGGGCCGAGCCCAGGGTGTGCCGCCCGGAGGTGACCGTCTTCAGCAGCCGGTAGAACGCTGTGCGCGACGGCAACGGCACGACTCCGGGTCCGTGTTCGGCCTCCAGGAGGCGTTCCATCCGGCGCCGCAGCACCTGTGCGGAGACCGTGGACCTGCTCGTCTGCTCGTCCACGACCTTGCGCAGGGCCTCGACCACCCGCCGGTCGGTGCGGCCGGTGCCGTCCGAGACGGCCCGCAGCCGCGGGTCGACCAGACCGAGAACTCCCTCGTCCTCGAAACGGCGCCGCATCCTCTGGATCAGCGCCAGCGACGTCGTGTGCCCGGTCTCGGCCAGTTCGGCGGCCTTGGCCAGCTCCCGCTGCCGCAGCGACCTCACAGCAGGGTCGTACTCGGCCCGCACCGGGACCTGCGGATCATCCAGCGGGCGGCCCGTGAGCATCTCCACCAGGTGCCGCTGCCACCACTCGGCTCGCTCGACTGCCTTGGCCGGAAGCCCCTCCAGCACCCCGGCCGCCGGGACCACCGCCCGCACCGAGGCCGGGGTGACCACCTCGAAGTCGGCGGAGGACAACAGATGGGCCAGCATCACCACGCTCGCTGACTGGGCCTCGTCGACCAGCCGGACCGCGGTCCCCTCCAGCGCGGCCACCGTGTGCAGTCGCCCGTCGAACCGGACCCCATCACCCGCTCGCAGCAACCGCGGACGCGACGGCATCCCCGCTCCCTTCCCGCACCGTGCCGAGCCGGACCCGCGAGCCCGCCGACAACAGCCGGGCCTCCAGATCCACCGCCAGAACCCGGCGCCAGAGCAGATGGAACAGCACCGGCAGCACCGCGATCTGATCACCCACCCGCAGGGCCCCGGCCAGCAACCCGCCGCCGTCGGCGAACACCTCCACCAAGCGGGCAGCGACCTCCTGGTGGTGCACTCGCGGATGCCTGTAGCCGGCCAGCCACCGCACGTTCGCCATCAACACTCCATCCGGCGTCCCCACCCGCACGAAGTCCCAGCCCACCGACCGGCAGGCCGCCGCCGTCACAGCGAACTTCGCCGCGTCATCCGGCGCGATCCGCTCGTCCGGACGCATGTCCACCACCAAGCCCGTGCCGTCGACGCGGCGGACGAAGAAATCCGGCGTGTGCCGCACCCGCTTCCCGTCCGCCCCGGCCCACGACAGTCGGAACGGCTGCTAAGCCGTGCCCGTCACCAGCGGATCGAAGTCGAGCAACATCAGATGGTCGCGCTCCAGCCACGACTCATAGCCCACATGCCCGCCGCAGGTCGCCGACCAGTACCAGCCGCACCAGTTCGCCTGAGCACGCCTACAGAAGAGTGGGACTGCCTACACATCGCAGAGACAGGACACCGGACCTCGAGGCCGAGCACCGACGGTGTGGACCATCTGAGTGGCCGTCACGTGGCGTGGCGCACTTTTGCAAGCACGTGCTTGCAATAGTTAGCGAGGGTGGGGCAAGGTGGAGGCATGGCATCGCTCAACGTCGGCAATCTCGGTGAGTACCTGCGCGACCAGCGGCGCAATGCGCAGCTGTCGTTGCGGCAACTCGCCGATGCCGCCGGGGTGTCCAATCCGTATCTGAGCCAGATCGAGCGCGGGCTGCGCAAGCCGAGCGCGGAGGTGCTGCAGCAGGTCGCCAAGGCCCTGCGGATCTCCGCCGAGACGCTGTATGTGCGGGCCGGCATCCTCGACGCCGAGCGGGACCGGGACGAGGTGGAGACGCGCGCCGTCATCATCGCCGATCCCACGCTGAACGAGCGGCAGAAGCAGGTGCTGCTCCAGATCTACGAATCCTTCCGCAAGGAGAACGGGTTCGGGATATCCCCCGAGGCGGGCGAGGCCGACGAGGCACATGAGGCCGCCGAGGCCGCCGAGGCGGTCGAGGCAGTCGAAACGGTCGAGCTGGCCGAGGCCGTCTCGGCGGACCCCGGCGCGGTGGACCCCCGGCAGAGCGACGGCCACGGCGACAGCGGCCGCGACGACGCGGCGGACGCTCAGGTCGGCCGCGACGACGCGGCGGACGCTCAGGGCCGTGACGCCGCCGTACGCCGCAGCCGTAAGACCCGCACGGACGGCAGCGATGCCAAGGCGGGCGGCCGTAAGTCCGCCGCCCGCCGTACCCGCACGACCCATACGTCCGACGGCAGTGACGCCGACCCGGAGAACCCGAACAACCCCCGGCAGTCGGCCGGCTGACCACGCACACCGGCAGGCCGACCGCGGGACCGAAACCCTCACCTGAAAGCAACC comes from the Streptomyces sp. NBC_00443 genome and includes:
- a CDS encoding ATP-binding protein translates to MRDAYDEARIAYHSELQVVRTSTVKEIAHQGRLLTLLNQREHGARRGLIVSGEWTTGKTTALKQLGRLHELRVRQRYPGSDRIPVVYITAPPKGSPRKLAMEFARFLGLPVIGPRHNTIDVTSAVCQVLLEARTDLVLVDEIHLLNHATIAGEDLSDHLKYFTEHLPATFVYAGINVEQSGLFTGIRGKQLAGRCILIRTGPFPLNAEWRSLIASMENTLRLHRHEPNTLVKMAKHLHQRTGGMIGSLSHLVRAAAISAILDGTECITRTTAKNIRIDHSSESSGSRPSPLPRTG
- a CDS encoding helix-turn-helix domain-containing protein codes for the protein MASLNVGNLGEYLRDQRRNAQLSLRQLADAAGVSNPYLSQIERGLRKPSAEVLQQVAKALRISAETLYVRAGILDAERDRDEVETRAVIIADPTLNERQKQVLLQIYESFRKENGFGISPEAGEADEAHEAAEAAEAVEAVETVELAEAVSADPGAVDPRQSDGHGDSGRDDAADAQVGRDDAADAQGRDAAVRRSRKTRTDGSDAKAGGRKSAARRTRTTHTSDGSDADPENPNNPRQSAG
- a CDS encoding TnsA-like heteromeric transposase endonuclease subunit, with amino-acid sequence MSWAGADGKRVRHTPDFFVRRVDGTGLVVDMRPDERIAPDDAAKFAVTAAACRSVGWDFVRVGTPDGVLMANVRWLAGYRHPRVHHQEVAARLVEVFADGGGLLAGALRVGDQIAVLPVLFHLLWRRVLAVDLEARLLSAGSRVRLGTVREGSGDAVASAVAASG
- a CDS encoding Mu transposase C-terminal domain-containing protein; protein product: MPSRPRLLRAGDGVRFDGRLHTVAALEGTAVRLVDEAQSASVVMLAHLLSSADFEVVTPASVRAVVPAAGVLEGLPAKAVERAEWWQRHLVEMLTGRPLDDPQVPVRAEYDPAVRSLRQRELAKAAELAETGHTTSLALIQRMRRRFEDEGVLGLVDPRLRAVSDGTGRTDRRVVEALRKVVDEQTSRSTVSAQVLRRRMERLLEAEHGPGVVPLPSRTAFYRLLKTVTSGRHTLGSARTRRSLAKQPDGMFGQLTAARPGEVMEIDSTPLDVLVVHDDGTVDTVELTGIVDIATRTLAAAVLRPSTKAVDAALLLARAMTPEPMRPGWADALRMSRSVLPHASLMALDDRLAQAAAVPVITPETIVCDRGKACISDTFRSACQSLGISFQPAHPDTPTDKPHIETTLGSVATMFVQHLPGHKGRSTEHRGADPAAEALWTIHRLQELLQEWIVHWQNRPHDGLRDPLMPGKALSPNEKYAALVAAAGHVPVALSPDEYIELLPRCRRRINSYGIRVGHRTYDSAELNPFRRQPSGAGPDGRSWEVHYDPYDISRVWVRNHREGGWITAIWRHLRTAPIPMGELAWDHARRILAQRGTDPATEDEIAQAAVALLDRAADRPEDKPAKPSRASRLSGRDRKVAARTRATAEPSWPRPDEPAEQPAAEPVETDEDELAEVIPLEIFDARKEADGGGEHAGPGR